ttcatgcacacatttctcctcttcttcttcttcttctttttcttgggTTATGGTGCTTTGAGGTAATAACATATCCATTTCATTTCCAGAAGGATGAAGTGTCATCCACCGACAGGGCAAGGACTCAATCGATTCCAGCAAGCACCCATATAAACTGAGGGGATAAAAGACACCTCTCCATCCCCTTCATatcacaaaatgatgaaaatcataaaagcagcaaagaaTGGCATTTCCGTCATTTCTAATACAAAGTAAGCTACCcaaatatacatataaagtTTGAATAAATACTATGAGATATagttgtatttctttcttttacagtccactttgtattttgtgtttgtatgtacgCATACGATATTTATGTTACCTGGGAAATAATCCACATGTGCAAATAAGTTTGTTATTGCCAGTTTTTGCTCATCATATTCGGGGTAGGAAGTGTGTTACAGTCATGGCAGTGGTGGCCTTGTTGCCCCTCTTCACGCGGCCATGCTTGCTCAGTGCTATGTAGGAGCCTCTGTAAACCAGGGACTCATAGGCGTTGTAGTTGTTTGGGAGCAAGCTCTCCTTGAACTTGCACTCATCGTGGAAGACTGtctggagaggacagagagacaaacagcatGCATTTTAATGAACCGCTCAAGAAAAAACAGCTTGTAGTCTGACGCTACGATGGCAGAACATAAAAAGgctctttaaaaaaagattCTGAGCAATGCACAAAAATATAGAGCTAAATTTAGATTACACACAGCAATGGGAACAATGGATTCATATTTTATTGAGAGTTGTCTTTGTGCAGCCTCCCAGCAGCACCAACCACTCTTAAAGGTGTACTGAGTAGGCCTTTTAAAAATAGGTACGTATTTAATTTAACTGTACACAACGAGCTAAATCAATAAATCTGCTGGTATTTCGGACACACAAGAAACTTCTATTGCGTGGTAGCCTATTCACGGCGAAAAACTGCACTTAAATCCAACTGAACCTCAAGCAACTGCTGAACCTCAagaaataatttcacattttgggaATTTGCTCATTCACTCTCTTGCCTAGTTAAATGAGGAGATCCATACTGCTCTCATGTTTGCACCGCAGACAGCATAAAATTAGCTTAGAAAATCTTAAACTTTTCCCTTAAAAGTACAATTTGTCCAGTTtgaaataaattctaaaataatATCAGATTTTATATACAAGAGTAATGctgattattatattatttcaaCATAAAGTTCCTCTATATGAAATAATCTTTACATACAGTGTGCAGACCACCACACTGCCACTATGAAGAAAAGTAAGTCTGAGCTGACAATGCAAGACTTGCACAGTGAACTGCAGTGGAGCAGACACTCCCCATCAGAGGCCATGTGGCCTAATCCAATCTCTTATCAGATCATCACCCTGCTCACAAGCTAACACTTCATCACTCACGACCAGATAACCAACTCATTCTGTCTGTCAAATATGTTGGCCACAGCGAGCAAACCAGCAGCCACATGTCAGCAGGGCTCTGCTAAACACAttgtttcctcctccaccaccggGAGCATTATATATAAATAGCTCTAACTGCAAAACGAATGCAAGCAAACAGACATCTTTTAAACATTACGTCTAGTAATTCTTCATAAAGTCATAAACTACACTATACATACATGATGGATATACCCATGTACGATAAATTTGGGTGAGATGACAAGCTTTATATGTTTGTATATGGTGGAGGGGTTAACGCTTCGCGGATTAAATTAAGGAACTTCAAACACTCATAAAACCAAGTATACTGGGAATCTAATTTAATTACAGTCTATTTTTGCCTTTACTACACTTCTGAAAATGCTTGCAATAGTTAGGAAGTTTCTGTCTGTACTTCAGccatttaaaacatgaaaaaagccCCGTTAGTGTCAATAAGCCATAGTGCTACAACCCATCTCCCATGAGGTGAGAACTGGAGTACCAGGATTTCATTTCCGAATGCAGGTGTTCTTTCAGGATGCATCGGAGATAAGTGAGAACTCTGTCTTCTGTGCATTCATTTGGAGTGGCCTCAACACCTCAAATTGTGCCAAATGTACACACAGTGGCATGTTTTGCAGCACTGGATGTTTGTCAGAAATCTAACAACTTCAGTTTGCTGAGAACAGCAGTCAATCATAAGGCTATGAGTAAGACCGTCAAGGAAACACTTCTTATAGGAGATGGATGTTCTTTTAGCGGTCTCATGCATATTTTTAGAACGATTTGAAATTTCTTTTCAACCTAAAGCAAAAATCGAAATAGATGTTTcagattattgttattttatttatctgagGTTAAACGTGGGAGAAGCTGTGAGGTGGGTGTGTTGGGCCTTTGCCTCCCaagatgtgtgtgatgtgcacTGCCCTGCAAAGTAAGCGGTTTGCCGTTAAAATCGATTTCCAGCGCTGCTGACAGGTTTCATTGCGTCAGGGggttttccctcctcctcacacacacacacacacacacacacacacacatgaccaCATTACAGGCGTGTGGACTCAACCCTGCATCTGTTAACCTCATCATTATTTACCCATAGGCCAAGAGGCCAAGCACACTTGCTTTAAATAGAGCTTAAAAAAATTCctgatgaaattaaaatatatggATTTCGCAACGCATAATGAGCACAGACACCCCCCACAAAACCCCCCACCCCCGGGCAGATAGGCCCATCCCAAAAATATGATGTTTATGGTCGAGCTGCTAGTACGCCCTGTTTTCAGGATCCCATGAACTAACACTGCTGGAcaataaatgaaatactgtGCATACCTACCGTTCCGTATAACCTTCCACGGCTGTTCATTGCGACAAACAGCTCACTCTTCACCCCATAGAGGCTCACCACTCCTCTCTGCACCGTAGAGATCTCTATTAGACCTGATACAACACAAAGAATTATTCCATtagagcaaaaaataaaataccaacCGATCGCCCTGGCTGACTGAGTGTGTGCTGACTGTAGCATTGTGCTCTCTC
This is a stretch of genomic DNA from Scatophagus argus isolate fScaArg1 chromosome 7, fScaArg1.pri, whole genome shotgun sequence. It encodes these proteins:
- the LOC124062401 gene encoding fibroblast growth factor 2-like isoform X2, which encodes MDAFRHNLFLRSPVRAVQGPIAVHVNAIISITRMRLIDTRLDANVRWGEKMQNKGSACCAAICKVTPIDAERAQCYSQHTLSQPGRSRGVVSLYGVKSELFVAMNSRGRLYGTTVFHDECKFKESLLPNNYNAYESLVYRGSYIALSKHGRVKRGNKATTAMTVTHFLPRI